The Oryctolagus cuniculus chromosome 4, mOryCun1.1, whole genome shotgun sequence genomic sequence tcattcattgattcatcTTTTCATTCAACAGTCTGGGCATCCGACCGACCTAGGTGCTGGGGAAATGTGACCTAGGTGTGGCCTGAGGtcgcaggcagggagagagacagagcaggcaGCACAGGTGCCTATACTGCCCAGATGACCATAATCCCTCCCGCGTGCTGCCAAGGGAGCACCTCCgcggctgcccccgcccccccccccctttccggATACAGACCTCCTCTCGAATCCCCGTGTGGACCCCGGCTCCTGAATCAAGTACAGGCTCCTCTGTCTAGCAGACAAGGCCCTCCCTCCTATTCCAGCCCTTGAGCCCCTTCCCGCACCTGGTACCGAACTGGCCACACTGACAGGTCCTTTTGCACCTCCCTTCCCTGTCTTCCCATCTCTGAGAAGATAATCGGTACCTGTCCTTTAAGAGCCATTCAAATGTCATTCGTTGGGAACCCCTGCCTGATCCCTCCCCAACACATAATGGCTAATTGCACTGCTGCAGTGCGCTCCAGCCTTTTGTGCTACCTTCTTGCAGCCTCACTAGGGGGTCTGCATGTCTGGGTCCCCCGCTGGAGCTTGGCAGCATCTCCTAGGGAACCTAGCAGGCAGGGACCCCctgagagctgggggaggggatggaAACCCAGCCCCTCGCCAGGTTCTGTGGCTTGCACttcatccttttatttattcatccataCATTCTTTTGATTCCTGCCCATGGGATTTACCATCTAAGTAAGAAGGACAGAATCAGAGAGTTGGCATAAAGCCAGCAGGTGGTTCAGAGCCATAGTGAGTTCTGGGCCAAGGGCCAGGAATATTCcagaaggagacagaggcagcATTTGACTGAAAGGAAGGCTAGGGCTTGGTGAAATGGAGAGTAGAGGCAGTGGTATAAACCAAGGTTTGTAAGTAGATTATATTGGGTAACACAATACTTCCTGTGTGTAGTGATTTATAATCTACAACGCCCTGTCACTGGTGTCCCTCGTTGAATCCAGAGAAGTCAGTAATGCAAGTGttactctctttccctctttcataGGTGAGGAAAATAATAGCAACATGTTTAGATGCTGGGAGCCTtgtatacattatttcatttattctgtgccacaatgtttgAGGTATGGTTCTTATGATCCCCACTCTATGGATAAGGAAGCAAGAGTTACCAAAGGACATCCTTAGAAGTCACAGAGTTGGGACAGAAACACCTGACACTGTGCTGTCGCCGTGGATCCTGCCACCCCCAAGCCTGGGCAGGCTGGGAGGAaagcccctttctccctcctttccttcctcccttctttttcttcccttcatttATACAGCAAGGATCTCTCAAAATGAGTCTTGTAGAGGAGTGAGGTACAGTAAGAGCTGTGAAGGCAGGCTGGTGCAGGGCCATGTGCATGGGTCCACACCTGGGCATCATCCCTGTAACAGTAGCAGGGACTGCTGCGgctcccccagcctccttccCAGTACACTTGTGTCTAAAGGAAGCGGTTGCTTGGTATACAGCTGCAGCGCTGTGTACCCCAGCCTGCCTCCATGTTCACTGCTGCCACTAAGCTCCTCCTGGAGCCACCCTTGGTGGGCGCCCTCGATGAATCATGAGCAGGGACCTATGTCACGGGGAGCTGTGCAGCCCCAAGgcagagtccttttttttttttttttaatatttatttgaaagagttacacagagagagaaggagagagagagagagagagatatcttccatccgctggttcactccccaattggctacaacagctggagctgtgctgatccaaagccaggagcaggaccttcttctgggtctcccacacaggtgcagggagccaaggacttgggccatcttctactgtttcccaggccacagcagagagctggatcagaagtggagcatctgggtctcaaactggcgcccacagggcatgccagcactgcaggcgacggctttacccattatgctacagcaccagctccaaggcAGAGTTCTTTAGGAAAAAATGGTGTCCAAGGTTGACTGGGAAGGGGCAGGCAGCGGCAGAGGGACACAGAAGTCCTTGGGAATGGAGTGGCCCCCCTGTCCCTCAGCCATCCACTAGCAGGGGCAGCCGGGTCCTTCCACCAACCGCCTTTCCTACCATCACTCACCTCATGTCCCATCAGCTTAGCGCCCGCCGGCCTCGCCCAGCCTCCCAGAGTCAGTGCCAGTCTGCATCTCCCACCTCCcctgtctcctctgcttccagcttcctctgACCCCGTTTCTCACTCATCATAGGTCATCTTGTCCTGGATCTGGCCCAGGCCCGCTCTACACTGGTGCTGCCCACGGGCCTTATAGCTGCAGCTGGCACCATGACAGTGACCCTGTGCAGCAGCCGGGAGCTGCCCTCAAGGCCTGACGGGGTGCTGCACGTGGCCCTGCCCACCGTGCTCACCCCGCTGGTCCCGCCGGGCCTGCCAGGGCCCCCCAGGCCTCCGGGGCTCTGTGACGACAGGTTGGGCCTATGGTGATTCTCTTCGTCCCTTCCTCGGCTTCTCTGGGTCTAGTGCGGGTGAGGGGGCTTCGGCAGGGTGAGCAAGGGCTGGGGCCGGTCAGCCAGAGGGTCCAGGGGCCTGGATGGTGGTCCAGTGACCCTCCTCGTGCTGCCTTCCAGCCCCACCAGCTGCTTCGGGGTGGGCAGCCCCCAGGAGGaagggctggcctgggaggagccgGCTGCCCCTCGAGATGTGTTCTCGGGCCCTGCCCGCTGCCCTGCTCCCTACACCTTCTCCTTCGAGATGCTGGTGACGGGGCCGTGCCTGCTTGCAGGTGGGTGCCTCTGGCCTCACCTGCTTCACGTGCCCCCCTCTCCCAGGACAGCTGACTGGGAAAGAGTTtgaggctcagggaggggaggggcctgggacaAGAAGAAGACAAGGACCTAAGCCTTAGGAACCCCCAGCCCAACAGTAGGAAGATCCCCTGGCCACTTTATCAGGGGAATTTGTTTGTTTCCCACCCTGCCTGCCAGGGGGATGAGAGTTATTTACAGTGGGACCCGGCCACATGGTGCCCTGGACTTCCCTTGGATAAGAGGCGGGGACAGGGTGCTGGGTCTGCAACTGGTTAGCTTCTACCTCTTTGACCAGCCGGACACAGATCTGGGGACTGACTTCCACAAAAGCAGGGAGGTCTCGCCCCATGCCTCTGAGCCCGTGGATCAGACTGAGAGCTGAGCGCAGTCAGCCGGGACCCCCACCCACAGCCGGTGTCATGTGAGAGGGTGGGGTTTGTGCTCTTAGTCCTGGCATGGGGTAGGGGGACCGtcacctctccctgtctctgtgccccCCAGGCCTGGAGAGCCCCTCTCATGCCCTGCGGGCAGACGCCCCCCCTCACGCCAGCTCTGCAGCCACCATCTGTGTCACCCTGGCAGAGGGCCACAGCTGTGACCGGGCCTTGGAGATCCTGCTGCATCCCAGTGGTGAGAGACTGCCCAGGCCAATTCCGATCCACTTCAGGACAGCGGGCAGCAGTTGTCGAGTATCGATTTTGGGACCCACAGCCAGAGGCAGTGAGGGATGTGTGGGAGGGCGCCCCGGGGTGCAAGGGTCCTCCCAGGACGGTGGGACTGGGCAAGCGGTGCCCTGAGAGTGGTGTCCCTTCCTGTCAGAGCCCCACCAGCCCCACCTGATGCTGGAGTCCGGCAGCCTGAGCGCAGCGGAATACGAGGCCCAGGTGAGGGCCCGCCGGGATTTCCAGAGGCTGCAGCGGAGGGACAGCGATGGGGACCGGCAGGTACGGCTGCCTGGGGTCCAGGCCCAGCGCCTGGCTTCATTATTGACTGCATTTGTGCATAAGGGGCTGGCGAGCATGGGTAGGGAcctgctttctctctccataGCTGCCACCCCACATCCCAGAGGACAGAGGAGGTTTGGCACAGGAGGGCCCCGTGTGTGTCTCTCTGGCCGTGTCTCAGAGGATGGAGGCAGCCACCTGTCCCTGCCCTTCTGCAAATGACCCCCAGATGGAGAAAGCCTGCGAGGCCGGGTCCTGCTGCTCCCTTCCCCCAGGGGACAGAGGTGCCTTAACCGTGGCCCTGGTTGATGCGGGGGCTCCCGTGCGCAGGTGTGGTTCCTGCAGCGACGCTTCCACAAGGACATCCTGCTAAACCCGGTGCTGGTGCTGAGCTTCTGCCCGGACCTGAGCGCCAAGCCTGGCCACCTGGGCACAGCGACTCGGGAGCTCCTCTTCCTGCTGGATGGCAGCAGCGCGGCGCACAAGGCCTGTGGGGGCACAGTGTGGGCAGGCCGggggcagagggggctggggcgGCGCGGCCAAGCCAGGGGTCTCCATGTGGCAGCTCCTCAGGCAGGCCCCAACCTGACATACATACTTTCTCACTGACTCGCCCCcttgtgctcacacacacatacctctcCCAGGTCCCATAGGCCTTTCCCACACAGAGTGACCCTCGGTCACCCCGATCACAGAGACCCCAAGCATCTCCTGTACCTCCAGAGGCCCCGGAACAAACGTCCACATACAGTTCCTCGCACTCCCAGGAGCACGTGGTGCAGGCTACTCCCCCCCCACATGCAGCCCCCCACATCTTGTCCAGCCCCTCATTGTAATCGCAGCCTGGAGAAGGCAAGCAATCCCCTGCTGTCTGCCAGTGTCCGCGGGGCCTGCCTCACTAGCTGCCTCCCTGGCTCTCCCCAGGACGCCATTGTTTTGGCTGTgaagtccctcccaccccagacGCTGGTCAACTTGGCCGTGTTCGGGACCTCAGTGCAGCCGCTCTTCTCAGAGAGCCGGCCTTGCAGTGATGTGAGTGTGGCCCATGGACCTGGGGCTTCGtggggctgccccagcccagtGTGGCCCAGCCACGCCTTCTCTCCGCAGGATACCATGCAGCTGCTCTGTGACAGCATCGAGACCCTGCAGGCTGCGAGTGGCCCCCCAGATGTGCTGGCTGCACTGCACTGGGCCATGGGGcagccccagcacagggcccaCCCTCGGCAGCTGTTCCTGCTCACCGCGGCCTCGCCCATGGCCACCACTGCCCACCAAACCCTGGAGCTCATGAGGTGGCACAGGGGGACAGCCAGGTATGGAGTGGGCAGAGCCAGGTGCCTGAGACTTCCCCTGCCAGCAAGGGGCTCCTGACGGTCATACCTGCCTCCCTTTTcccgccaggtgcttctcctttgGCCTGGGGCCAGCCTGTCACCAGCTGCTCCGGGGTCTGTCTGCCCTCAGCAGGGGCCAGGCCTACTTCCCGAAGCCTGGGGAGAGGCTGCAGCCCATGGTGAGTTTGGGCCTGGACCCTGTGCCCTACTCCTGGAAGTACACATCGAGGCGGAAACCCTGGTTATGGAGtctccaggccccctccccagaaTTCCTTCCCACTCCAAACCCTCCCCTCCCTGAGATGCCAGTCAGGGGAAGGGCCACCGGTGCAGCCGCAGGTTTGGGCACACAGCGTCTGCTCACCCCCAAATCTTACTCCCTTTTGTCCCGAGGCTGAGCCTCACCCTTACAGCCTTGCTCCATCCACATAGCCAGCTCAGACCACGAGACAGCCTAAGCCCTAAGACGGAACACGTTCAGCCCTGTTGCTTGCCCTGTTGTTCCTTGTCCCAACCGTAGCTCAACCCTGGTCCCCCTGGACCTGGGGGCCCAGGGGATGGAGTTGGAAGCGCGGCCTTCCTGCTCTGTCACCGTGTGACACCTCTTCCTCCGCCCTGGCCCCCCTCTGACCACTCCCCACAGCTGGTGCAGGCCCTGCGGAAGGCCCTGGAGCCCGCTCTGAGTGACATCTCCGTGGACTGGTTTGTGCCTGACGCCGTGGAGGCTCTGCTGACGCCCCGAGAGATCCCAGCACTCTACCCCGGGGACCAGCTACTTGGTTATTGCTCGCTTTTCAGGGTGGACGGCTTCCGGCCCCGCCCACCAGGGGTAGGCCTGGGCTGGGTGCTGCTGTTGGTGGGCCTGGATGTCTCCTGTCCCCTGGGCCTCTCTCTGCCAAGCTCCCCCATGGTGTCCCCTAGGGCTGCATAGGGGCCACACTGAGCTCCCCCAGGCAGCTCCACCCTGCCCCGCGGGGGGTCTTCCACTGAGTTGTCTTGTACAGTGTGGCCCTTGGCTTTTCCCAAAGGTCACTGAAGCACCTGGCCACAGGAACAGCTCCACCATTTGCTGTGAGCTTTCTGTCAATGCTTGCTGCTCACTACTTCTCACAGTGCCCTGTGGCAAGCTCCCTCCAGCGCGTTTCCTGGGGCACTCAGTGAGACCTGAGCACAAGGCAGGCACCGACCGGGCCCCCGCCTCTGCCACCAGCTTGCCGCGTGCTGCGGGCAAGCCGCCAGGCCTGTCCGAGCCCAGTTCCTCACGGGGAAATGACGTTGCTCGGGGGTTGGTTGTTGTCGTCAGAGGGGCCCCTGGCAGGATGGATCCCTGGTGCTCAGTGCAAGTTCAAGAACTAGGTTTATGGTTTTAAGAAAAGCTGTCTCTCGGTGGCACTGAGCACGCTTTTCCTTTCTGAGCTCGAGGGCTGACACAGACCGCTCTGCCGATCCTAGAGCTATCCATCTGTCCAGCTAGCGTGTTTGCGCGTCCCCCTTCCTTAGCGCTGGGCTTTCTTTTCTGCTGTAGCAGCTTTATTGCTCCCTGCTTGTGCCACCTGAAAATCCTTTTTGGAGAGGTGGTGTGTAGCAACAATCAATTTTTTCTCCCATGATATTCTCCtagggccaggagcctggctggCAGAGCGTGGGCGGCTCGGTGTTCCCATCCCCGGAGGAGGCGCCATCTGCCACCAGCCCTGGCACCGAGCCCACTGGCACCTCTGAGCCACTGAGGACAGGCACCGCGTCAGCAGAGCTGTCCagcccatgggctgcaggggacTCAGAGCTGAGTGAGTGGCCGgggatgtgtgtgcgtgtgtagcTGTGTTGGAGGACTGGGCAGTGGAAGGGGTCAGGGCTAGGACCATTCCCTCACCTCCCAGCAGGTACTGATGCTCTGACAGACCCAGTCACGGACCCTGGGCCCAACCCCTGCTCGGACACGGCCATATGGCGCCGCATCTTCCAGTCCTCCTACATCAGGGAGCAGTACGTGCTCACACACTGCTCTGCAAGCCCTGAGCCGGGCCCAAGCTCCACGGGCAGCAGCGAGTCCCCAGGCTCGCAGGGCCCTGGCTCCCCCGAGGGCAGTGCTCTCCTGGAACCCCCTTCTCAGCAGGGCTGCcgcagcctggcctggggagaACCTGCAGGCTCCCGCTCCTGCCCCCTACCTGCACCCCCCCAGACTCCATTCAAGGTGAGCCAGCCCATTCACCCACTGTGTATCCAGCAAATGCTTATTtaccacctgctgtgtgccagagtGCAATGTTTATTATGAAGTCTAGCTAGAGAGACCGATGGATGTCTCTACAATGCAACAATCAGTGATGGGGACACGGTATCATGGGGTGCAGTCAGGGTAACTCTGAGCCAGGAAAGAGCGAGACATTCTGGGGGTAGGAGTTGGTAGCCAGGCAAAGAGGGAGGAGGTAAACAGAGACAAGTAACAACTCCAAGTGGGAAGTAGGGATTGGAGATGACCCCGGGAAGGGGGGCAGAGCTTGGCCTGTTTCCGGAGGGTGGGGAGCAGACACCCAGGGTTTCACAGCAGGGGCATGTGGCCAGCGGCGTCTGTAGGACAGCCAAGGAGCTCTCCTTTCCTGGATCAGTGGCCCCCACATTTCacaagcaggtggtggctttgagCACTGAGGTGCTAGGCCGTCGTCACAGAGCGGCTCTGGCGGGCCGAAGCCTTTCATCCCCTCCAAGCCGGGCAAACCCAGCCACCCACCGACCACGGCGGCATCCCTCGCTGGGTGCAGCACCAGatgggccaggcctggaaccaggccaacagctgggacagggcctggATGACTCAGGTAAGAGTTGGAGGGGGGCCGGGTTCCGGACACCAGGGAAGCCTTGTGGAGGTGGAGCCCAAGGCACCACTGCCGGTGGCCCTTCTCTCCCCAGGAAacctgctctccccagcccccatggACTGGGACATGTTGATGGAACCACCCTTCTTGTTCACCGCTGCGCCCCCCAGTGGGGAGTCAGCGGCCCCAGCAGTGCCACCACCTCCCCAGGTTCCGCACTGCCATGTGGTGATCCGGGCCCTGTGTGGAGAGCAGCCCATGTGCTGGGAAGTGGGTGTTGGGCTGGAGACACTGTGGGGGTCTGAGGATGGCTCACAGCCACCATCACGCCCTGGAAGAGAAGCTGCTTGGGACCAAGCACTCCATAGACTGACCGCAGCCTCTGTGGTCCGTGACAACGAGCAGCTGGCTCTCCGAGGGGCAGAGACCACGGCTGACCGGGGTGAGTTAGCAGCAGGCTGTCAGGGCCGGGGGGTGAGGGGGGCACATGGGGTGCAAAGTGGCAGAGGTAGAGGTctgtgcttttgattttttttttaaagatttatttattgatttgaaagagcaacagcaagacagggagagacagagacagagagatcttctatccactagttcactcctcagatgcctgcaaacagccaggtttgagtcaggctgaagccaagaaccaagaactccatctgggtctcccatatgggtggcaggggcctacgcacgtgggccaccttctggtGCCTTCCCACTAGCAGGGatgctggaccagaagcagagtagccagagtggaaccagtgctcctgtatgggatgctgcactgcaacACCAGGTCCTTACTGCTTGTACACCTCACTTCATTAACAAAGGGTCTGAGCTGGCTCACCGTTTTCACAAGACAAAAACTTAAGCAGTGCagaggggaaaatgaaaataaaaggcagCTGAGAACGAGGTTATATTCCAGACACATGCGTGAGGTTACATTTCCTTGAAAGCATGGGATGCAAGACTGGTAAGCTTCCTGGCAGCCAACACGGCGCCCACAACATAAAAACATCTTTGTCACTCAGGAAAAGATGACTAAAACGGTAAGCTGGCATCTCAGTTCCTCAGGTGCCCTGGCCACACCTGAAGTGTGACTGGCAGCTGCCATACTGGATCATGCGGATATGGGACATTTCCGTCCTCACAGAAAGTTCTACTGGACAGTGCTGCAGGGACTGGAGGGAAAGGCACCAGCCAATGCTTCCTCTGGGTGCTGTCCACGCGGCTGGATTTCTGGGTTTCCAAGGAACCCTAGTCCTGCTGAGGGCTGAAGGTTCAGCCTGACCGCGTGTCAATGTAGGAGTGGGGTGCTGAGCTGCTCTGGGCCTCAGAAGGCACTTCTCTCTGTTCCAGAAGGGACACACCGAGAGAAGCTGGGGGAAACACAGCCGTTCCCCTCCATGGAgccctccacagaggtgggtggAGGGACTCCAGCAGGCTACCCCTTGGTTTCACAGTTCATGCTCGGAGGTCCTGGCTTCGAGCCCTTCAGACAAGCAAGGtcagctctgccccctcctgcTTCACCTGCCCCGTAGCTGTGGATGCTACCACCAGAGAGGTCCTACCTGAggccctgcaggtgcagagctcaGGTAGGGGCCCTCCCTGGTGACTCTGGGTGCAGCGCGCACTGCATTGGCCATCTTTCAGACAAACCTCACTCCTGTCTCTTGTGCTCCTGCAGAGCCGCCCGAGCCCCCAGGTGCCCTTCCTGCCTCTCAAGGCCATCTCACTGCAGCTCCGCTGTACACAGGCATCCCCTCGAACGGTAAGTCAGCGTGGGCAGTGAGGAGTGCCTGAGGCACAGAGGCCGCCTGCTAGCGCGGGTGGGTCTCACCACTGGACCTCATGGGGCCTCTCCAGCAGGTGCCTGCAACTCGGACCAAAACAGCAACGCCAAGGCTGCTTTGAGGGACCCCGCATCCCCTACTGGAGGTCCTCGCCACCTGCCCCCACAGCCTCCCTCGAGGCTCAGCTTGGGCCGCCGGCGCGGACTCCACAGCCCTTCCCCAGGCCACGCCTGCGAGGCCAGCAGTGAAGGCAGCGACCACGACTACCTGCCCCTGGTGAGGACTCGGGAGGTGGAGGGCGGCGTCGCCAGGGCCAGAGCGCTGTCTCAGCTCgcttctccccccacctcctctctcctCAGGTGCGGCTGCAGGAGGCGCCAGGGTCCTTCCGCCTGGACGCGCCCTTCTGCGCGGCGGTGTGCATTCCGCAGGAGCGCCTGTGCCGAGCCTCGCCCTTCGCAGCGCACCGcgccagcctcagccccacctcGGCCTCATCTCCCTGGGCACTTCTGGGCCCTAGTGTTGGCCAGGGAGACAGTGCCACAGCCTCCTGCAGCCCATCCCCCAGCTCGGGCTCCGAGGGGCCAGGACAGGTGGACAGTGGGCGAGGCTCAGACACTGAAACCTCCGAGGGGGCAGGAGGGCTGGGTGGTGCTGACCTGCGGGGCCGCACCTGGGCCACGGCTGTGGCCCTTGCGTGGCTAGAGCATCGCTGTGCCGCCGCTTTCACCGAGTGGGAACTGACGGCGGCCAAGGCTGATTGCTGGCTGcgggcccagcacctgccagaTGGCCTTGATCTGGCAGCCCTTAAGGCCGCCGCCAGGGGGCTCTTCTTGCTGCTGCgccactgggaccagaacctgcaGCTACACCTACTGTGTTACAGCCCCGCCAACGTGTGAAAGCTGCCTGCTCCTTGGGCTGGCTCCCCCGGCAACATGCTCAAGTCACTGCCGCCCAGCGCTGGCCTCTCCATGCGGGAAAGGGGTAGGCTGGC encodes the following:
- the VWA5B2 gene encoding von Willebrand factor A domain-containing protein 5B2 isoform X1, which produces MGCARVGRGAPHGLPLSRHRSHSPSRRPSSGSLPPPPPWPAALSAPGSDEAPREEDRGPSGARPGAGVRFAAGPPQLVKHPLPQRRPPGIMPGLYCPSSWTPLPLTDSCVRACANGPCLSLRARLTYHNPQPQPVDGVFVYPLAEAEVVSGFEAEAAGRRVSFQLQSRRRSQPACCRALGPGLGAFTPRRCAQGHLVLDLAQARSTLVLPTGLIAAAGTMTVTLCSSRELPSRPDGVLHVALPTVLTPLVPPGLPGPPRPPGLCDDRLGLCPTSCFGVGSPQEEGLAWEEPAAPRDVFSGPARCPAPYTFSFEMLVTGPCLLAGLESPSHALRADAPPHASSAATICVTLAEGHSCDRALEILLHPSEPHQPHLMLESGSLSAAEYEAQVRARRDFQRLQRRDSDGDRQVWFLQRRFHKDILLNPVLVLSFCPDLSAKPGHLGTATRELLFLLDGSSAAHKDAIVLAVKSLPPQTLVNLAVFGTSVQPLFSESRPCSDVSVAHGPGASWGCPSPVWPSHAFSPQDTMQLLCDSIETLQAASGPPDVLAALHWAMGQPQHRAHPRQLFLLTAASPMATTAHQTLELMRWHRGTARCFSFGLGPACHQLLRGLSALSRGQAYFPKPGERLQPMLVQALRKALEPALSDISVDWFVPDAVEALLTPREIPALYPGDQLLGYCSLFRVDGFRPRPPGGQEPGWQSVGGSVFPSPEEAPSATSPGTEPTGTSEPLRTGTASAELSSPWAAGDSELTGTDALTDPVTDPGPNPCSDTAIWRRIFQSSYIREQYVLTHCSASPEPGPSSTGSSESPGSQGPGSPEGSALLEPPSQQGCRSLAWGEPAGSRSCPLPAPPQTPFKVVALSTEVLGRRHRAALAGRSLSSPPSRANPATHRPRRHPSLGAAPDGPGLEPGQQLGQGLDDSGNLLSPAPMDWDMLMEPPFLFTAAPPSGESAAPAVPPPPQVPHCHVVIRALCGEQPMCWEVGVGLETLWGSEDGSQPPSRPGREAAWDQALHRLTAASVVRDNEQLALRGAETTADRVHARRSWLRALQTSKVSSAPSCFTCPVAVDATTREVLPEALQVQSSEPPEPPGALPASQGHLTAAPLYTGIPSNAGACNSDQNSNAKAALRDPASPTGGPRHLPPQPPSRLSLGRRRGLHSPSPGHACEASSEGSDHDYLPLVRLQEAPGSFRLDAPFCAAVCIPQERLCRASPFAAHRASLSPTSASSPWALLGPSVGQGDSATASCSPSPSSGSEGPGQVDSGRGSDTETSEGAGGLGGADLRGRTWATAVALAWLEHRCAAAFTEWELTAAKADCWLRAQHLPDGLDLAALKAAARGLFLLLRHWDQNLQLHLLCYSPANV
- the VWA5B2 gene encoding von Willebrand factor A domain-containing protein 5B2 isoform X2, which encodes MGCARVGRGAPHGLPLSRHRSHSPSRRPSSGSLPPPPPWPAALSAPGSDEAPREEDRGPSGARPGAGVRFAAGPPQLVKHPLPQRRPPGIMPGLYCPSSWTPLPLTDSCVRACANGPCLSLRARLTYHNPQPQPVDGVFVYPLAEAEVVSGFEAEAAGRRVSFQLQSRRRSQPACCRALGPGLGAFTPRRCAQGHLVLDLAQARSTLVLPTGLIAAAGTMTVTLCSSRELPSRPDGVLHVALPTVLTPLVPPGLPGPPRPPGLCDDRLGLCPTSCFGVGSPQEEGLAWEEPAAPRDVFSGPARCPAPYTFSFEMLVTGPCLLAGLESPSHALRADAPPHASSAATICVTLAEGHSCDRALEILLHPSEPHQPHLMLESGSLSAAEYEAQVRARRDFQRLQRRDSDGDRQVWFLQRRFHKDILLNPVLVLSFCPDLSAKPGHLGTATRELLFLLDGSSAAHKDAIVLAVKSLPPQTLVNLAVFGTSVQPLFSESRPCSDVSVAHGPGASWGCPSPVWPSHAFSPQDTMQLLCDSIETLQAASGPPDVLAALHWAMGQPQHRAHPRQLFLLTAASPMATTAHQTLELMRWHRGTARCFSFGLGPACHQLLRGLSALSRGQAYFPKPGERLQPMLVQALRKALEPALSDISVDWFVPDAVEALLTPREIPALYPGDQLLGYCSLFRVDGFRPRPPGGQEPGWQSVGGSVFPSPEEAPSATSPGTEPTGTSEPLRTGTASAELSSPWAAGDSELTGTDALTDPVTDPGPNPCSDTAIWRRIFQSSYIREQYVLTHCSASPEPGPSSTGSSESPGSQGPGSPEGSALLEPPSQQGCRSLAWGEPAGSRSCPLPAPPQTPFKVVALSTEVLGRRHRAALAGRSLSSPPSRANPATHRPRRHPSLGAAPDGPGLEPGQQLGQGLDDSGNLLSPAPMDWDMLMEPPFLFTAAPPSGESAAPAVPPPPQVPHCHVVIRALCGEQPMCWEVGVGLETLWGSEDGSQPPSRPGREAAWDQALHRLTAASVVRDNEQLALRGAETTADRVHARRSWLRALQTSKVSSAPSCFTCPVAVDATTREVLPEALQVQSSEPPEPPGALPASQGHLTAAPLYTGIPSNGACNSDQNSNAKAALRDPASPTGGPRHLPPQPPSRLSLGRRRGLHSPSPGHACEASSEGSDHDYLPLVRLQEAPGSFRLDAPFCAAVCIPQERLCRASPFAAHRASLSPTSASSPWALLGPSVGQGDSATASCSPSPSSGSEGPGQVDSGRGSDTETSEGAGGLGGADLRGRTWATAVALAWLEHRCAAAFTEWELTAAKADCWLRAQHLPDGLDLAALKAAARGLFLLLRHWDQNLQLHLLCYSPANV
- the VWA5B2 gene encoding von Willebrand factor A domain-containing protein 5B2 isoform X12 translates to MGCARVGRGAPHGLPLSRHRSHSPSRRPSSGSLPPPPPWPAALSAPGSDEAPREEDRGPSGARPGAGVRFAAGPPQLVKHPLPQRRPPGIMPGLYCPSSWTPLPLTDSCVRACANGPCLSLRARLTYHNPQPQPVDGVFVYPLAEAEVVSGFEAEAAGRRVSFQLQSRRRSQPACCRALGPGLGAFTPRRCAQGHLVLDLAQARSTLVLPTGLIAAAGTMTVTLCSSRELPSRPDGVLHVALPTVLTPLVPPGLPGPPRPPGLCDDRLGLCPTSCFGVGSPQEEGLAWEEPAAPRDVFSGPARCPAPYTFSFEMLVTGPCLLAGLESPSHALRADAPPHASSAATICVTLAEGHSCDRALEILLHPSEPHQPHLMLESGSLSAAEYEAQVRARRDFQRLQRRDSDGDRQVWFLQRRFHKDILLNPVLVLSFCPDLSAKPGHLGTATRELLFLLDGSSAAHKDAIVLAVKSLPPQTLVNLAVFGTSVQPLFSESRPCSDVSVAHGPGASWGCPSPVWPSHAFSPQDTMQLLCDSIETLQAASGPPDVLAALHWAMGQPQHRAHPRQLFLLTAASPMATTAHQTLELMRWHRGTARCFSFGLGPACHQLLRGLSALSRGQAYFPKPGERLQPMLVQALRKALEPALSDISVDWFVPDAVEALLTPREIPALYPGDQLLGYCSLFRVDGFRPRPPGGQEPGWQSVGGSVFPSPEEAPSATSPGTEPTGTSEPLRTGTASAELSSPWAAGDSELTGTDALTDPVTDPGPNPCSDTAIWRRIFQSSYIREQYVLTHCSASPEPGPSSTGSSESPGSQGPGSPEGSALLEPPSQQGCRSLAWGEPAGSRSCPLPAPPQTPFKVVALSTEVLGRRHRAALAGRSLSSPPSRANPATHRPRRHPSLGAAPDGPGLEPGQQLGQGLDDSGNLLSPAPMDWDMLMEPPFLFTAAPPSGESAAPAVPPPPQVPHCHVVIRALCGEQPMCWEVGVGLETLWGSEDGSQPPSRPGREAAWDQALHRLTAASVVRDNEQLALRGAETTADREPPEPPGALPASQGHLTAAPLYTGIPSNGACNSDQNSNAKAALRDPASPTGGPRHLPPQPPSRLSLGRRRGLHSPSPGHACEASSEGSDHDYLPLVRLQEAPGSFRLDAPFCAAVCIPQERLCRASPFAAHRASLSPTSASSPWALLGPSVGQGDSATASCSPSPSSGSEGPGQVDSGRGSDTETSEGAGGLGGADLRGRTWATAVALAWLEHRCAAAFTEWELTAAKADCWLRAQHLPDGLDLAALKAAARGLFLLLRHWDQNLQLHLLCYSPANV